From Oryzias melastigma strain HK-1 linkage group LG15, ASM292280v2, whole genome shotgun sequence, one genomic window encodes:
- the mettl18 gene encoding histidine protein methyltransferase 1 homolog: MSFCFNFSIPEDPKTSAGFDEKELQKEKTGEKAERIEDNTSPDDPVKEAKEHFPPPNPQLLLTDAVFETVTIGSLPSLHFLNETVFEKTISEREDTEKILSSSKEQKSDLISGVYEGGLKVWECTYDLLEQIENNGETFRDKAVLDLGCGAGLLGILALKRGARQVHFQDYNSTVIEQLTVPNVILNCQEDEEGEKNDIQGRDGCEKEVEEIGNPPPKKRATDMPQHTLLRRCFFFSGNWRTFLPLVLTKEPQPKFDIIFTSETIYNTAYYPALHEALQKLLASNGLVYLATKSHYFGVGGGLHLFETFVKEKGVFSLDHLWDGEEGLQRHVVVLRFKKYV; encoded by the exons ATGtcgttttgttttaatttcagcaTTCCAGAAGACCCCAAAACATCAGCTGGCTTTGATGAGAAGGAActccagaaagaaaaaacaggcgAAAAAGCTGAGCGC ATTGAAGACAATACAAGTCCAGATGATCCAGTAAAAGAGGCCAAAGAACACTTTCCACCACCCAACCCGCAGCTCCTTCTCACCGATGCTGTCTTTGAAACAGTCACCATTGGATCACTTCCGTCCCTGCACTTCCTCAACGAGACGGTTTTTGAGAAAACCATCTCGGAAAGAGAGGACACGGAGAAAATCCTGTCCAGCAGCAAAGAGCAGAAGTCCGATCTCATCTCAGGAGTGTATGAAGGAGGCCTGAAGGTGTGGGAGTGTACATATGACCTCCTGGAGCAGATTGAGAACAATGGCGAAACCTTCAGGGACAAGGCCGTTTTGGACTTGGGCTGTGGCGCTGGACTTTTAGGAATACTGGCTTTAAAGAGAGGAGCGAGACAAGTCCACTTCCAAGATTATAACAGCACCGTTATCGAACAGCTAACTGTGCCAAATGTTATACTAAACTGCCAAGAAGATGAGGAGGGGGAGAAAAACGACATTCAAGGTAGAGATGGTTGTGAAAAAGAAGTAGAAGAGATTGGCAATCCACCTCCCAAGAAAAGAGCTACAGACATGCCTCAACACACATTACTGAGGaggtgttttttcttctctgggAACTGGAGGACATTTCTTCCGTTAGTTCTGACGAAAGAACCACAGCCCAAGTTTGACATCATTTTCACCTCAGAGACGATCTACAACACTGCCTATTACCCTGCTCTTCACGAAGCCCTGCAGAAGCTGCTGGCATCAAATGGCCTGGTCTACCTTGCCACTAAATCCCACTACTTTGGTGTCGGCGGTGGGCTTCATTTGTTTGAGACTTTTGTAAAAGAGAAAGGGGTTTTCTCACTGGATCACTTATGGGACGGAGAAGAAGGACTCCAGAGACATGTAGTAGTACTGCGCTTCAAAAAATATGTCTAA
- the zdhhc16a gene encoding palmitoyltransferase ZDHHC16A isoform X2, with product MWCCTSSLVYLRRSIRLRLCSRRGRSRLPLWIRETWAYMRLLVQSLHFNSLTDSDVVFDSVFEPVFLTVDYITRWFGAVFVCLVVILTSSIVVIAYAVLLPLVLNTYSPAWIVWHLCYGHWNLIMIAFHYYKAAKTSPGYPPTEKNDRPFVAVCKKCIIPKPARTHHCGICNRCILKMDHHCPWLNNCIGHFNHRYFFSFCLFMTLGCVYCSISGRNLFLDAYNALERFKHMDLEKPGIPVTGMGPLIGLLPSGQTIYQTPAPPYTFRDKMIHKSIVYMWVLTSTVGVALGALTVWHAVLISRGETSIERHINKKETNRMAKLGKLHLEVD from the exons ATGTGGTGCTGTACCAGTTCTTTGGTTTACCTGCGGCGCAGCATCCGCCTGAGGTTATGCAGCAGGCGAGGAAGGAGCAGACTGCCTTTGTGGATTAGGGAAACGTGGGCTTACATGAGGCTGTTGGTCCAGTCGCTTCACTTCAACTCGCTCACGGACTCCGATGTGGTTTTCGACTCTGTTTTTGAACCAGTGTTTCTGACTGTGGATTATATCACCCGCTGGTTTGGCGCT GTGTTTGTTTGTCTGGTGGTGATCCTGACCAGCTCCATAGTAGTCATCGCTTATGCAGTCCTCCTGCCTCTCGTCCTCAACACCTACTCCCCAGCGTGGATTGTTTGGCATCTTTGTTATGGACACTGGAACCTCATCATGATTGCGTTTCATTACTACAAAGCTGCAAAGACCTCCCCCGGATATCCCCCAACG gagAAAAACGACAGGCCATTTGTGGCAGTTTGCAAGAAGTGCATCATACCTAAACCTGCAAGAACTCACCACTGTGGCATCTGCAACAG ATGCATTCTAAAAATGGACCATCACTGTC CCTGGCTGAATAATTGCATTGGTCATTTTAACCACCGTTACTTCTTCTCCTTCTGCCTCTTCATGACTCTGGGGTGTGTCTACTGTAGCATCAGTGGCAGAAACCTCTTTCTTGATGCGTATAATGCTCTTGAG CGCTTTAAGCATATGGATTTGGAAAAACCAGGGATTCCTGTAACAGGAATGGGACCGCTTATAGGGCTTCTCCCTTCTGGTCAG ACAATCTACCAGACGCCGGCCCCTCCTTACACCTTCAGAGATAAGATGATTCATAAAAGTATTGTCTACATGTGGGTTCTCACCAG CACAGTGGGAGTGGCCCTGGGAGCTTTAACTGTTTGGCATGCGGTCCTCATATCCAGAGGCGAGACGAGCATCGAGAGACATATCAACAAAAAGGAAACGAATCGAATGGCAAAACTGGGAAag ttacATTTAGAGGTGGACTGA